In Sebastes fasciatus isolate fSebFas1 chromosome 15, fSebFas1.pri, whole genome shotgun sequence, a genomic segment contains:
- the tulp4b gene encoding tubby-related protein 4 isoform X2: protein MSRNYEPGHSVGMLAAVEHGPILCSDSNILCLSWKGRVPKSEKDKPVCRRRYYEEGWLATGNGRGVVGVTFTSSHCRRDRSTPQRINFNLRGHNSEVVLVRWNEPFQKLATCDMEGGIFVWIQYEGRWSVELVNDRGAQVSDFTWSHDGTQALIAYRDGFVLVGSVSGQRHWSSEINLESQITCGIWTPDDQQVLFGTADGQVIVMDCHGRMLAHVLLHESDGIVSMSWNCPDFLVEDSTESDTDSDDNVLPLVRRVKPLLTVTFLSGDISLMNNYDDLSPSVIRSGLKDVEAQWCSQGDLLAVAGMERHGLPVDSSCSSIMRNALVKFYNVQGEHIYTLETPAQRPITTICWGHRDSRLFLACGPALYVVRVEHRVASLQLLCQQGIASALREEKDVGKLNMPSILCSYVTTAFIPTIKPPIPDPNNIRDFVSYPTAGNERLHCTMKRAEDSPETGGPCYTLYLEYLGGLVPILKGRRISKLRPEFVIMDPKMDNKTEEVCVNPMISYTDSCNCSDSSDIELSDEWVGKKSPKLSRGNRLNMESRKSPKLSRSNQEGQRSPRLPTKKPPIRSPSLTRREFSMDGITEVTSNIWGTKFKIVGLASFLPANLGAVIYKTSLLHLQPRQMTIYLPEVRKISHDFMSLPVFNPNVFSEDEDDLPVMGPSGVAGENPSCTVNIPIAPIHSPAQAMSPTQSIGLVQSLLANQNIQLDVLTNPTATAAAAAAAAAASAPATDHGQDAVPTPYPVPSRYSNPGQVIFNGLEMGPLLPGTLPPPPPPHHLPPQPHPQRSHSQQPRQLPSKQSQQMQTQQQKMHHHQQQQQQPQQQQHHHQTQTQQQQQLQQHHQLQQHQQQQLQQQQLQQQQLQQQHQQLQQQQQQLQQLQTLHQQQQQQHQVQQQQIQQNPTHQQLHHQQQIQLQQQQMQQQHEQMQQQQQQMQAQQQQIRQQIQEMRQQQQQLQQQHQQIQQQHQQMQRQHQQMQQQLKMQMTLPPPPSGYPTISLHQIHLLPPPPTGEPGFRGEHSHTLKPSLPRTLPPFIDMDGSLEVQLRKVNPPPPYPGTVVSVATATAVATPQTLVTNCDSPSVLAPDLCLKKDEFLLHPLTLQYPTPLGYERITTFDSSGNVEEVCRPRRRLVRNQNAYTVHGIGGSATLKVTSSENKKIQLPYSSATLSRLSVPRYSIPSGDPPPYPDPANQVTATLPPPQRTDSSLIHATLRRDRRDVGLKVPQMMESSRTLPTKAKMNSALALTYQQRVPTALYTCTQCSSNSSSTSVSVSGGGGGGTMSSGIAGGTVVRQDFPPGKGSHHSTIIVHSKSTSPMTSQSSYSLLSAVDNSRDRTVYVNSAFTEDETLNQQCHLEKSVRQLTLGDVSLTVKRPPPYQWDTSTTEEFWLTPEQTMLGPPPAPHKPPPLIIGQAQHLDMSRLPFVLTTKPPTSQTTSTLTFPSGYQISLSPFPPGVGHGGPPLQTLQNPPSHSPNEVVGSVPFSQQEPNLVLPPGYPPSLANLACCPLPPMYPGASSCAGLQLHPVNLHPWNPYPCPPPMQDPPAPPLPTKTHQILEKPILSPPPPTGPPPPPPLPPPPPPTELPPSKISTEDLAESANNFLEPSSLNESPVPQESDRFNKKSRKRLDSRAEEANMSSVSEGKSRKDGRALSDFNTLISSPRLGSREKKKPKGQREQLNKTKKMSRTTNEFQDSSESEPELFISGDELMNQNQSSKKSWKNKRSMRMASELEEIKCRKANEREDRSLGSQGFVYVMANKQPLWNEATQVYQLDFGGRVTQESAKNFQIELDGRQVMQFGRIDGNGYILDFQYPFSAVQAFAVALANVTQRLK from the exons ATGTCCAGGAACTATGAG CCTGGTCACTCAGTAGGGATGTTGGCTGCCGTGGAACATGGTCCCATCCTCTGCAGCGACTCCAACATCCTCTGCCTCTCGTGGAAAGGGCGGGTCCCCAAGAGTGAAAAGGACAAGCCTGTGTGCCGGAGGCGGTACTACGAGGAGGGCTGGCTCGCCACGGGGAATGGAAGAGGAGTTGTTGGGGTGACGTTTACATCGAGTCACTGCAGGAGGGACCGAAGCACGCCTCAGAGAATCAACTTTAATCTGCGAGGACACAACAGCGAG GTTGTCTTGGTGCGCTGGAATGAACCCTTTCAGAAGCTGGCCACCTGCGATATGGAGGGAGGGATTTTTGTGTGGATCCAGTATGAAGGAAGATGGTCGGTAGAGTTAGTGAACGACAGAGGAGCCCAG GTGAGTGACTTCACTTGGTCACATGATGGCACTCAAGCCCTCATCGCGTACCGGGATGGCTTCGTGTTGGTTGGCTCGGTCAGCGGACAAAGACACTGGTCCTCCGAGATCAACCTGGAGAGTCAAATCACCTGTGGCATCTGGACGCCTGATGATCAACAG GTCTTGTTTGGCACAGCAGACGGTCAGGTGATAGTGATGGACTGTCACGGACGAATGCTCGCCCACGTCCTGCTGCACGAGTCCGATGGGATCGTGAGCATGTCCTGGAACTGCCCCGATTTCCTGGTTGAGGACAGCACAGAGAGCGACACAGACTCTGATGACAATGTTCTGCCTTTAG TGCGGAGAGTGAAGCCATTGTTGACAGTCACCTTCTTATCGGGAGATATCAGTTTAATGAACAACTATGACgatctctctccttctgtaaTTCGCTCAGGGCTGAAAG ATGTTGAGGCCCAGTGGTGCTCCCAGGGAGACCTCCTGGCTGTGGCCGGCATGGAGAGACACGGGCTTCCTGTCGACTCGTCCTGCTCGTCCATCATGAGGAACGCTCTGGTTAAGTTTTATAATGTCCAAGGAGAGCACATCTACACTTTGGAAACACCGGCACAG AGACCCATCACCACCATCTGTTGGGGTCACAGAGACTCTCGTCTGTTCCTTGCGTGTGGACCAGCACTTTATGTGGTGCGTGTGGAACACAGGGTGGCCAGCCTCCAACTTCTATGCCAGCAGGGCATCGCCAGCGCCCTGCGAGAGGAGAAAGACGTGGGGAAACTGAACATGCCCTCGATTCTCTGCTCTTACGTCACCACTGCTTTTATACCCACCATCAAG CCCCCAATCCCTGACCCCAACAACATCCGGGACTTTGTCAGCTATCCCACAGCTGGGAACGAGAGGCTCCACTGCACCATGAAGCGAGCTGAGGACAGCCCCGAGACAGGCGGGCCCTGCTACACTCTCTACCTAGAGTATTTAGGAGGACTGGTGCCAATTCTCAAAGGAAGGCGCATCAGTAAACTCCGGCCCGAGTTTGTCATTATGGATCCAAAAATGGACAACAAAACAG aggaggtgtgtgtgaatCCCATGATCtcatacactgacagctgtaacTGCTCCGACTCCAGTGACATTGAGTTGAGCGATGAGTGGGTCGGGAAGAAGTCACCAAAGTTATCCCGAGGAAACAG GTTGAACATGGAATCGAGAAAATCTCCCAAACTTTCACGCTCCAATCAGGAAGGCCAACGGTCGCCACGGTTACCAACAAAGAAACCTCCGATTCGGTCTCCCAGTCTGACACGTCGAGAGTTTTCTATGGACGGGATCACAGAG GTCACATCCAACATTTGGGGGACGAAATTCAAAATTGTCGGACTTGCTTCTTTTCTCCCCGCCAACCTTGGTGCAG TCATCTATAAGACGAGTTTGCTTCATCTGCAACCGAGACAGATGACAATCTACCTTCCAGAAGTGCGAAAGATTTCTCATGACTTTATGAGCTTGCCTGTGTTCAACCCCAATGTGTTCAGTGAGGACGAGGATGACTTACCAG TGATGGGGCCGTCTGGAGTGGCAGGAGAAAATCCTTCATGCACAGTCAACATTCCCATTGCTCCCATCCACAGCCCGGCTCAGGCGATGTCTCCAACTCAGAGTATCGGCCTGGTTCAGTCTCTTCTGGCCAATCAGAACATTCAGCTCGATGTCCTGACCAACCCCACAGccactgcagcagctgcagctgcagcggcGGCAGCTTCTGCCCCTGCTACGGATCACGGGCAGGATGCAGTTCCAACGCCGTACCCAGTGCCGTCTAGATACTCAAACCCTGGTCAAGTGATCTTCAACGGGCTGGAGATGGGTCCTCTTCTTCCTGGTACTCTTCctcccccacctccacctcacCATCTCCCACCGCAGCCTCACCCGCAGCGCTCTCACTCGCAGCAGCCTCGCCAGCTGCCGTCCAAACAGTCGCAACAAATGCAGACGCAGCAGCAgaaaatgcatcatcatcaacaacagcagcagcagccgcagcagcagcaacaccaccATCAGACccaaacacagcagcagcaacaattACAGCAGCACCACCAATTACAGCAGCACCAACAGCAACAATTACAGCAGCAGCAATTACAACagcaacagctgcagcagcaacatcagcagctacagcagcaacagcaacagctgcAGCAACTGCAGACGCTgcatcaacagcagcagcaacaacaccaGGTTCAGCAACAACAGATACAACAAAATCCGACGCACCAACAACTTCACCACCAACAACAaatccagctgcagcagcaacagatgcagcagcagcacgaacagatgcagcagcagcagcagcagatgcaggcgcagcagcagcagatccgACAGCAGATCCAGGAgatgaggcagcagcagcagcagctccagcagcagcaccagcagatCCAGCAACAGCATCAACAGATGCAGAGGCAGCATcagcagatgcagcagcagctgaagatGCAGATGACGCTGCCCCCTCCTCCGTCTGGCTATCCGACCATTTCATTGCACCAGATTCAtcttctgcctcctcctcctaccgGCGAGCCTGGGTTCAGGGGGGAGCACAGTCACACTCTTAAGCCAAGTCTGCCGCGGACTTTACCTCCCTTCATTGACATGGATGGATCTTTGGAGGTTCAGCTGAGGAAGGtgaatcctcctcctccatacCCGGGCACTGTGGTGTCTGTAGCGACGGCTACAGCCGTTGCCACGCCTCAAACTCTTGTCACAAACTGTGACAGCCCAAGTGTCCTGGCGCCAGACCTCTGCCTCAAGAAGGATGAGTTTTTGCTTCACCCTCTCACTTTGCAGTACCCAACACCTCTGGGGTATGAAAGGATCACGACCTTTGACAGCAGTGGCAACGTGGAGGAGGTCTGTCGGCCACGCAGGCGCCTTGTTCGCAACCAAAATGCATACACTGTCCACGGCATCGGAGGCTCGGCCACGCTCAAAGTCACCTCCTCtgagaataaaaaaattcaACTTCCCTACAGCTCAGCAACATTGAGTCGTCTCTCTGTCCCTCGATACTCAATACCAAGTGGAGACCCTCCTCCTTACCCTGATCCAGCCAATCAAGTAACTGCGACACTTCCTCCTCCCCAGAGGACTGATAGCAGTCTGATTCACGCCACTCTCCGCCGTGACCGCAGGGACGTGGGACTTAAAGTGCCACAGATGATGGAGAGCTCGAGAACCCTCCCCACCAAGGCGAAAATGAACAGTGCACTAGCACTAACCTACCAGCAGAGGGTACCCACTGCattgtacacatgcacacagtgcagcagcaacagcagcagcaccagcgtCAGTgtcagtggtggtggtggtggtggaactATGAGCAGTGGCATCGCAGGTGGCACGGTGGTGAGGCAGGACTTCCCACCGGGTAAGGGATCACATCACAGCACCATTATCGTGCACTCTAAAAGCACCTCACCCATGACCTCTCAGTCATCGTACAGTCTGCTGAGTGCTGTTGATAACAGCAGGGACAGAACGGTGTATGTGAACTCGGCCTTTACTGAAGATGAGACTTTAAATCAACAGTGCCACCTCGAAAAGTCTGTACGCCAGCTGACTCTCGGCGATGTCAGTTTGACGGTTAAACGCCCTCCGCCTTACCAGTGGGACACCTCCACCACAGAGGAGTTCTGGCTCACTCCAGAACAAACAATGTTAGGTCCTCCACCAGCTCCTCATAAACCGCCTCCGCTCATCATCGGTCAGGCTCAGCACTTGGACATGTCTCGGCTACCGTTTGTTCTCACCACTAAACCTCCAACCAGTCAGACCACGAGCACGCTTACTTTCCCATCAGGTTACCAGATATCTCTCTCGCCTTTTCCTCCGGGTGTGGGTCACGGTGGTCCTCCGCTCCAAACCTTACAGAACCCTCCGTCACACTCTCCGAATGAAGTGGTTGGTTCGGTCCCTTTTTCTCAGCAGGAACCCAACTTGGTGTTGCCACCAGGCTATCCTCCGAGTCTCGCTAACTTGGCCTGCTGCCCTCTCCCTCCGATGTATCCAGGAGCCAGCTCATGCGCCGGGCTTCAGCTGCACCCTGTCAACCTTCACCCCTGGAACCCTTACCCCTGCCCGCCTCCCATGCAAGACCCTCCAGCACCACCCCTCCCCACCAAAACTCATCAGATCTTAGAGAAGCCCATTCTCTCCCCACCTCCTCCTACTGGGCCACCCCCGCCACCACctctcccacctcctcctccacctacTGAGCTACCACCATCCAAAATCTCCACAGAGGATCTAGCAGAGTCTGCGAACAACTTCCTAGAGCCATCATCCCTGAATGAAAGCCCCGTGCCGCAGGAGTCGGATCGCTTCAACAAGAAGAGCCGCAAAAGGCTGGACAGCAGAGCCGAGGAAGCCAACATGTCCTCTGTCTCTGAGGGCAAATCTAGAAAAGACGGGCGTGCGCTCTCTGACTTCAACACTCTCATTTCCAGCCCGAGGCTTGgcagcagagagaagaagaagcccAAGGGTCAGAGAGAGCAGCTCAATAAAACCAAGAAGATGAGCCGGACCACCAATGAGTTCCAGGACAGCTCAGAAAGCGAGCCGGAGCTGTTCATTAGCGGCGATGAGCTcatgaaccagaaccagagcaGTAAGAAGAGTTGGAAGAACAAGCGCAGCATGCGTATGGCGAGCGAGCTGGAGGAGATAAAGTGCCGCAAAGCAAATGAGAGAGAGGACCGTAGTTTGGGAAGCCAAGGATTTGTCTATGTTATGGCCAATAAACAACCGTTGTGGAACGAAGCCACCCAGGTCTACCAGCTGGATTTTGGAGGACGAGTCACCCAAGAGTCAGCAAAGAATTTTCAAATTGAGCTGGATGGTAGACAG GTGATGCAGTTTGGGCGAATTGATGGGAATGGCTATATCTTGGATTTCCAGTATCCTTTTTCAGCAGTGCAGGCATTTGCTGTTGCCTTGGCCAACGTGACTCAGAGGCTGAAGTGA
- the tulp4b gene encoding tubby-related protein 4 isoform X1 yields the protein MSRNYEPGHSVGMLAAVEHGPILCSDSNILCLSWKGRVPKSEKDKPVCRRRYYEEGWLATGNGRGVVGVTFTSSHCRRDRSTPQRINFNLRGHNSEVVLVRWNEPFQKLATCDMEGGIFVWIQYEGRWSVELVNDRGAQVSDFTWSHDGTQALIAYRDGFVLVGSVSGQRHWSSEINLESQITCGIWTPDDQQVLFGTADGQVIVMDCHGRMLAHVLLHESDGIVSMSWNCPDFLVEDSTESDTDSDDNVLPLVRRVKPLLTVTFLSGDISLMNNYDDLSPSVIRSGLKDVEAQWCSQGDLLAVAGMERHGLPVDSSCSSIMRNALVKFYNVQGEHIYTLETPAQRPITTICWGHRDSRLFLACGPALYVVRVEHRVASLQLLCQQGIASALREEKDVGKLNMPSILCSYVTTAFIPTIKPPIPDPNNIRDFVSYPTAGNERLHCTMKRAEDSPETGGPCYTLYLEYLGGLVPILKGRRISKLRPEFVIMDPKMDNKTEEVCVNPMISYTDSCNCSDSSDIELSDEWVGKKSPKLSRGNRLNMESRKSPKLSRSNQEGQRSPRLPTKKPPIRSPSLTRREFSMDGITEHNYLAQVTSNIWGTKFKIVGLASFLPANLGAVIYKTSLLHLQPRQMTIYLPEVRKISHDFMSLPVFNPNVFSEDEDDLPVMGPSGVAGENPSCTVNIPIAPIHSPAQAMSPTQSIGLVQSLLANQNIQLDVLTNPTATAAAAAAAAAASAPATDHGQDAVPTPYPVPSRYSNPGQVIFNGLEMGPLLPGTLPPPPPPHHLPPQPHPQRSHSQQPRQLPSKQSQQMQTQQQKMHHHQQQQQQPQQQQHHHQTQTQQQQQLQQHHQLQQHQQQQLQQQQLQQQQLQQQHQQLQQQQQQLQQLQTLHQQQQQQHQVQQQQIQQNPTHQQLHHQQQIQLQQQQMQQQHEQMQQQQQQMQAQQQQIRQQIQEMRQQQQQLQQQHQQIQQQHQQMQRQHQQMQQQLKMQMTLPPPPSGYPTISLHQIHLLPPPPTGEPGFRGEHSHTLKPSLPRTLPPFIDMDGSLEVQLRKVNPPPPYPGTVVSVATATAVATPQTLVTNCDSPSVLAPDLCLKKDEFLLHPLTLQYPTPLGYERITTFDSSGNVEEVCRPRRRLVRNQNAYTVHGIGGSATLKVTSSENKKIQLPYSSATLSRLSVPRYSIPSGDPPPYPDPANQVTATLPPPQRTDSSLIHATLRRDRRDVGLKVPQMMESSRTLPTKAKMNSALALTYQQRVPTALYTCTQCSSNSSSTSVSVSGGGGGGTMSSGIAGGTVVRQDFPPGKGSHHSTIIVHSKSTSPMTSQSSYSLLSAVDNSRDRTVYVNSAFTEDETLNQQCHLEKSVRQLTLGDVSLTVKRPPPYQWDTSTTEEFWLTPEQTMLGPPPAPHKPPPLIIGQAQHLDMSRLPFVLTTKPPTSQTTSTLTFPSGYQISLSPFPPGVGHGGPPLQTLQNPPSHSPNEVVGSVPFSQQEPNLVLPPGYPPSLANLACCPLPPMYPGASSCAGLQLHPVNLHPWNPYPCPPPMQDPPAPPLPTKTHQILEKPILSPPPPTGPPPPPPLPPPPPPTELPPSKISTEDLAESANNFLEPSSLNESPVPQESDRFNKKSRKRLDSRAEEANMSSVSEGKSRKDGRALSDFNTLISSPRLGSREKKKPKGQREQLNKTKKMSRTTNEFQDSSESEPELFISGDELMNQNQSSKKSWKNKRSMRMASELEEIKCRKANEREDRSLGSQGFVYVMANKQPLWNEATQVYQLDFGGRVTQESAKNFQIELDGRQVMQFGRIDGNGYILDFQYPFSAVQAFAVALANVTQRLK from the exons ATGTCCAGGAACTATGAG CCTGGTCACTCAGTAGGGATGTTGGCTGCCGTGGAACATGGTCCCATCCTCTGCAGCGACTCCAACATCCTCTGCCTCTCGTGGAAAGGGCGGGTCCCCAAGAGTGAAAAGGACAAGCCTGTGTGCCGGAGGCGGTACTACGAGGAGGGCTGGCTCGCCACGGGGAATGGAAGAGGAGTTGTTGGGGTGACGTTTACATCGAGTCACTGCAGGAGGGACCGAAGCACGCCTCAGAGAATCAACTTTAATCTGCGAGGACACAACAGCGAG GTTGTCTTGGTGCGCTGGAATGAACCCTTTCAGAAGCTGGCCACCTGCGATATGGAGGGAGGGATTTTTGTGTGGATCCAGTATGAAGGAAGATGGTCGGTAGAGTTAGTGAACGACAGAGGAGCCCAG GTGAGTGACTTCACTTGGTCACATGATGGCACTCAAGCCCTCATCGCGTACCGGGATGGCTTCGTGTTGGTTGGCTCGGTCAGCGGACAAAGACACTGGTCCTCCGAGATCAACCTGGAGAGTCAAATCACCTGTGGCATCTGGACGCCTGATGATCAACAG GTCTTGTTTGGCACAGCAGACGGTCAGGTGATAGTGATGGACTGTCACGGACGAATGCTCGCCCACGTCCTGCTGCACGAGTCCGATGGGATCGTGAGCATGTCCTGGAACTGCCCCGATTTCCTGGTTGAGGACAGCACAGAGAGCGACACAGACTCTGATGACAATGTTCTGCCTTTAG TGCGGAGAGTGAAGCCATTGTTGACAGTCACCTTCTTATCGGGAGATATCAGTTTAATGAACAACTATGACgatctctctccttctgtaaTTCGCTCAGGGCTGAAAG ATGTTGAGGCCCAGTGGTGCTCCCAGGGAGACCTCCTGGCTGTGGCCGGCATGGAGAGACACGGGCTTCCTGTCGACTCGTCCTGCTCGTCCATCATGAGGAACGCTCTGGTTAAGTTTTATAATGTCCAAGGAGAGCACATCTACACTTTGGAAACACCGGCACAG AGACCCATCACCACCATCTGTTGGGGTCACAGAGACTCTCGTCTGTTCCTTGCGTGTGGACCAGCACTTTATGTGGTGCGTGTGGAACACAGGGTGGCCAGCCTCCAACTTCTATGCCAGCAGGGCATCGCCAGCGCCCTGCGAGAGGAGAAAGACGTGGGGAAACTGAACATGCCCTCGATTCTCTGCTCTTACGTCACCACTGCTTTTATACCCACCATCAAG CCCCCAATCCCTGACCCCAACAACATCCGGGACTTTGTCAGCTATCCCACAGCTGGGAACGAGAGGCTCCACTGCACCATGAAGCGAGCTGAGGACAGCCCCGAGACAGGCGGGCCCTGCTACACTCTCTACCTAGAGTATTTAGGAGGACTGGTGCCAATTCTCAAAGGAAGGCGCATCAGTAAACTCCGGCCCGAGTTTGTCATTATGGATCCAAAAATGGACAACAAAACAG aggaggtgtgtgtgaatCCCATGATCtcatacactgacagctgtaacTGCTCCGACTCCAGTGACATTGAGTTGAGCGATGAGTGGGTCGGGAAGAAGTCACCAAAGTTATCCCGAGGAAACAG GTTGAACATGGAATCGAGAAAATCTCCCAAACTTTCACGCTCCAATCAGGAAGGCCAACGGTCGCCACGGTTACCAACAAAGAAACCTCCGATTCGGTCTCCCAGTCTGACACGTCGAGAGTTTTCTATGGACGGGATCACAGAG CACAACTACCTTGCTCAGGTCACATCCAACATTTGGGGGACGAAATTCAAAATTGTCGGACTTGCTTCTTTTCTCCCCGCCAACCTTGGTGCAG TCATCTATAAGACGAGTTTGCTTCATCTGCAACCGAGACAGATGACAATCTACCTTCCAGAAGTGCGAAAGATTTCTCATGACTTTATGAGCTTGCCTGTGTTCAACCCCAATGTGTTCAGTGAGGACGAGGATGACTTACCAG TGATGGGGCCGTCTGGAGTGGCAGGAGAAAATCCTTCATGCACAGTCAACATTCCCATTGCTCCCATCCACAGCCCGGCTCAGGCGATGTCTCCAACTCAGAGTATCGGCCTGGTTCAGTCTCTTCTGGCCAATCAGAACATTCAGCTCGATGTCCTGACCAACCCCACAGccactgcagcagctgcagctgcagcggcGGCAGCTTCTGCCCCTGCTACGGATCACGGGCAGGATGCAGTTCCAACGCCGTACCCAGTGCCGTCTAGATACTCAAACCCTGGTCAAGTGATCTTCAACGGGCTGGAGATGGGTCCTCTTCTTCCTGGTACTCTTCctcccccacctccacctcacCATCTCCCACCGCAGCCTCACCCGCAGCGCTCTCACTCGCAGCAGCCTCGCCAGCTGCCGTCCAAACAGTCGCAACAAATGCAGACGCAGCAGCAgaaaatgcatcatcatcaacaacagcagcagcagccgcagcagcagcaacaccaccATCAGACccaaacacagcagcagcaacaattACAGCAGCACCACCAATTACAGCAGCACCAACAGCAACAATTACAGCAGCAGCAATTACAACagcaacagctgcagcagcaacatcagcagctacagcagcaacagcaacagctgcAGCAACTGCAGACGCTgcatcaacagcagcagcaacaacaccaGGTTCAGCAACAACAGATACAACAAAATCCGACGCACCAACAACTTCACCACCAACAACAaatccagctgcagcagcaacagatgcagcagcagcacgaacagatgcagcagcagcagcagcagatgcaggcgcagcagcagcagatccgACAGCAGATCCAGGAgatgaggcagcagcagcagcagctccagcagcagcaccagcagatCCAGCAACAGCATCAACAGATGCAGAGGCAGCATcagcagatgcagcagcagctgaagatGCAGATGACGCTGCCCCCTCCTCCGTCTGGCTATCCGACCATTTCATTGCACCAGATTCAtcttctgcctcctcctcctaccgGCGAGCCTGGGTTCAGGGGGGAGCACAGTCACACTCTTAAGCCAAGTCTGCCGCGGACTTTACCTCCCTTCATTGACATGGATGGATCTTTGGAGGTTCAGCTGAGGAAGGtgaatcctcctcctccatacCCGGGCACTGTGGTGTCTGTAGCGACGGCTACAGCCGTTGCCACGCCTCAAACTCTTGTCACAAACTGTGACAGCCCAAGTGTCCTGGCGCCAGACCTCTGCCTCAAGAAGGATGAGTTTTTGCTTCACCCTCTCACTTTGCAGTACCCAACACCTCTGGGGTATGAAAGGATCACGACCTTTGACAGCAGTGGCAACGTGGAGGAGGTCTGTCGGCCACGCAGGCGCCTTGTTCGCAACCAAAATGCATACACTGTCCACGGCATCGGAGGCTCGGCCACGCTCAAAGTCACCTCCTCtgagaataaaaaaattcaACTTCCCTACAGCTCAGCAACATTGAGTCGTCTCTCTGTCCCTCGATACTCAATACCAAGTGGAGACCCTCCTCCTTACCCTGATCCAGCCAATCAAGTAACTGCGACACTTCCTCCTCCCCAGAGGACTGATAGCAGTCTGATTCACGCCACTCTCCGCCGTGACCGCAGGGACGTGGGACTTAAAGTGCCACAGATGATGGAGAGCTCGAGAACCCTCCCCACCAAGGCGAAAATGAACAGTGCACTAGCACTAACCTACCAGCAGAGGGTACCCACTGCattgtacacatgcacacagtgcagcagcaacagcagcagcaccagcgtCAGTgtcagtggtggtggtggtggtggaactATGAGCAGTGGCATCGCAGGTGGCACGGTGGTGAGGCAGGACTTCCCACCGGGTAAGGGATCACATCACAGCACCATTATCGTGCACTCTAAAAGCACCTCACCCATGACCTCTCAGTCATCGTACAGTCTGCTGAGTGCTGTTGATAACAGCAGGGACAGAACGGTGTATGTGAACTCGGCCTTTACTGAAGATGAGACTTTAAATCAACAGTGCCACCTCGAAAAGTCTGTACGCCAGCTGACTCTCGGCGATGTCAGTTTGACGGTTAAACGCCCTCCGCCTTACCAGTGGGACACCTCCACCACAGAGGAGTTCTGGCTCACTCCAGAACAAACAATGTTAGGTCCTCCACCAGCTCCTCATAAACCGCCTCCGCTCATCATCGGTCAGGCTCAGCACTTGGACATGTCTCGGCTACCGTTTGTTCTCACCACTAAACCTCCAACCAGTCAGACCACGAGCACGCTTACTTTCCCATCAGGTTACCAGATATCTCTCTCGCCTTTTCCTCCGGGTGTGGGTCACGGTGGTCCTCCGCTCCAAACCTTACAGAACCCTCCGTCACACTCTCCGAATGAAGTGGTTGGTTCGGTCCCTTTTTCTCAGCAGGAACCCAACTTGGTGTTGCCACCAGGCTATCCTCCGAGTCTCGCTAACTTGGCCTGCTGCCCTCTCCCTCCGATGTATCCAGGAGCCAGCTCATGCGCCGGGCTTCAGCTGCACCCTGTCAACCTTCACCCCTGGAACCCTTACCCCTGCCCGCCTCCCATGCAAGACCCTCCAGCACCACCCCTCCCCACCAAAACTCATCAGATCTTAGAGAAGCCCATTCTCTCCCCACCTCCTCCTACTGGGCCACCCCCGCCACCACctctcccacctcctcctccacctacTGAGCTACCACCATCCAAAATCTCCACAGAGGATCTAGCAGAGTCTGCGAACAACTTCCTAGAGCCATCATCCCTGAATGAAAGCCCCGTGCCGCAGGAGTCGGATCGCTTCAACAAGAAGAGCCGCAAAAGGCTGGACAGCAGAGCCGAGGAAGCCAACATGTCCTCTGTCTCTGAGGGCAAATCTAGAAAAGACGGGCGTGCGCTCTCTGACTTCAACACTCTCATTTCCAGCCCGAGGCTTGgcagcagagagaagaagaagcccAAGGGTCAGAGAGAGCAGCTCAATAAAACCAAGAAGATGAGCCGGACCACCAATGAGTTCCAGGACAGCTCAGAAAGCGAGCCGGAGCTGTTCATTAGCGGCGATGAGCTcatgaaccagaaccagagcaGTAAGAAGAGTTGGAAGAACAAGCGCAGCATGCGTATGGCGAGCGAGCTGGAGGAGATAAAGTGCCGCAAAGCAAATGAGAGAGAGGACCGTAGTTTGGGAAGCCAAGGATTTGTCTATGTTATGGCCAATAAACAACCGTTGTGGAACGAAGCCACCCAGGTCTACCAGCTGGATTTTGGAGGACGAGTCACCCAAGAGTCAGCAAAGAATTTTCAAATTGAGCTGGATGGTAGACAG GTGATGCAGTTTGGGCGAATTGATGGGAATGGCTATATCTTGGATTTCCAGTATCCTTTTTCAGCAGTGCAGGCATTTGCTGTTGCCTTGGCCAACGTGACTCAGAGGCTGAAGTGA